From the genome of Nitrospira sp.:
CTCAGATTTTCATTTCCGTCGTACACGATCTCGGTAATGAAGGGCTTCTCCCGCACGACAAAGACGACCGCCGTGCCTCCTTCACCCGCTTCCGTCTCGACCTGCACATCCTCAAAAAACCCCGTATCGTACAGAATTTTGACTTGTCCACGGACCGTTTCCGGCTGGTACGGATCACCGACCTTAAGGGTCAGGCGCCCGGCGATCGCCGGCAACTCGATCCGCTTATTTCCACGGATCTCGATGGTCTTGACCTTAATGCCGGCAATCTGAGCGACCACATCCCCCACCGCCAGGCAAGAAAGGATGAGCACCAGCATCACGACACACCATGGGAGCTTGCCATACCCGCTCAACAACACAAACCCAGATCCCCCTACCATAATAGTGTAGACGGCCACGATGTCCTGCGACCCTATCCGAAACACACGCAAGGCCTGAGCCGAAGTCATGTCACTCGGCCGATCCTATTCTGAGGAAGCACCGTCGCGGCGCTCCTCTCGGTAAGAGAACGCCCCTCACTCGCTGTGCAGTGAATGCAGATGCGACCCATGGCGCAAAACTCTCGGATTATATTGAGCCCTTTCAATGATGTAAAGGAGTATGGAGACACCGGAACCGCCGCGTGAATCGGCCGAGAAAGATTGCCCATTTCTTGACTTCACTTCACCCATCACATACTATCCCTCCGATGTCATCGCACACCGTCAGAAAAGCCATTATCCCTGCGGCAGGCCTCGGCACTCGTTTCCTTCCCGCCACAAAAGCTTCCCCGAAAGAGATGTTGCCGCTGGTCGACAAACCGTTGATCCAATACACGGTTGAAGAAGCCGTCGCCTCCGGCATCGAAGATATCATCGTCATCACGGGCCGGGGCAAACGCGCCATCGAAGATCACTTCGACCGCTCCGTCGAACTGGAAGAAAATCTTAAAGGGACCGGCAAGTCCCAGATGCTCAACCAGATCCGCCAGATTTCGAACCTCGCGAATTTTTGCTATGTCCGCCAGTCGGAAGCCTTGGGATTGGGCCATGCCGTTCTCTGCGCGCAGCATCTGATCGGCGATGAACCCTTCGCGGTCATCCTCGGGGATGAAATCATCGATGCCCAGGTCCCGGCACTCGCGCAACTCATCCACATATACAAGAAACGCCATGGGGCCGTCCTGGGTGTACAAGAAGTCCCGAAACAAGATGTGGGCCGGTACGGGATTGTCACGCCGACGAAGCTTGGGAAAGGCCTGCATCGCGTGGACGACCTGGTCGAGAAACCGTCGCCGGCCGAGGCGCCGTCCAATCTCGCGGTCATTGGCCGCTATATCCTTCCGCCGGAGATTTTCCCGATCCTACGAAAGACACGCCCGGGGAAAAACGGAGAGATCCAATTGACCGATGCCTTGAAAGAACTGGCAAAAAAAATGCCCATGTATGCCCATGAAGTGGTGGGACACCGCCACGATGCGGGAGACAAGTTGGGATTCTTAATTGCAACGGTAGAGTTTGCGCTCAAGAACCCCTCCCTCGGGCCTGACTTTCACGAATACCTCTCAAACAGAATGCGTCCGGCCACAGGCACTCGTCGTACCTGATCGCAGGACCACAACCGCCGCAACGCCGGGTGGATCACCGCTCGCTTGGAACACCAACGCAGAAAAGGGCAGATGCTCCATGACTGACTCGATTGAACAAGATCTTCAGCCCCCGCAGAACGTAGAAGTCCCGGACCAGCTGCCGCTCTTGCCCGTTCGCGATATTGTCGTCTTCCCTTATATGGTGTTACCGCTGTTTGTCGGACGCGAGATGTCCATCAAGGCCATCGAAGCAGCCCTGGCCGGCAATCGCATGATCTTCCTGGCCACCCAGAAGGCGCTCGACGTCGAGAATCCAAAACCCGAAGACATTCATGCGATCGGTACCGTCGGCATCATCATGCGCATGCTCAAGCTGCCCGATGAACGGATCAAGATTCTCGTGCAAGGCATCGCCAAAGCCAAGGTCACGAATTACATTCAATCCGACCCCTACTACTCCGTGCGCATCGACAAGATGCCCGACACCAAGATCACGGCCACGACGTTGGAATCCGAGGCCGTCATGCGAACGGTCAAGGAGCAGATCGAACGGATCGTCAGCCTGGGCAAAGTCCTGATTCCCGACGTCATGGTCGTCATCGAGAATCTGGAAGAGCCCGGACGCCTGGCCGACATGGTGGCGTCAAACCTCGGTCTCAAAGTCGATGTCACGCAAAGCGTCCTGGAGCTTCCGGACCCGATCCAGCGGCTCCGACGGGTCAGCGACATTCTCGGCAAAGAAATCGAAGTCCTCTCGATGCAGCAAAAGATTCAGGCCCAGGCCAAGGGCGAGATGGACAAAACGCAGCGGGAATACTTCCTGCGCGAACAGCTCAAAGCGATCCAAAAAGAACTGGGGGAACTCGACGAGCGGGCGGAAGAAGTGACGGAGTTCCGGAAACGGATCGCCGAGGCCAAGATGCCGGAAAAGGTCTTGAAAGAAGCGGAGAAACAGCTGAAGCGGCTGGAGAAGATGCATCCGGATACCGCGGAGTCCGCCACAGTCCGCACCTATCTCGAATGGATGGTTGAGCTCCCCTGGTCGAAACGGTCCAAAGACAACCTCGACCTCAAAGCCGCCGCCCGGGTGCTCAATGAGGATCACTACGATCTCGAAAAAGTGAAAGAGCGCATACTCGAGTACCTGGCCGTCCGGAAACTCAAAGAGAAAATGAAAGGGCCGATTCTCTGCTTCGTCGGCCCTCCGGGTGTCGGAAAAACATCGCTGGGAAAATCCATCGCCAAAGCCTTGGGACGGGAATTCGTCCGCATCAGCCTCGGCGGCGTGCGCGACGAAGCCGAAATCCGCGGCCATCGCCGCACCTATGTCGGCGCGCTCCCCGGCCGCCTGATTCAAGGGATGAAGCAGGCCGGAACAGCTAACCCCGTCTTCATGCTCGACGAAGTCGACAAAGTCGGCATGGACTTTCGAGGAGATCCTTCAGCCGCGCTGCTCGAAGTGTTGGACCCCGAGCAAAACAACGCATTTACCGACCACTATCTCGCCGTGCCATTTGACCTGACTGAGGTCATGTTCATTACCACGGCGAATCTGATCGATCCGATTCTTCCGGCCCTGCGCGACCGGATGGAGATCATTGAAATTCCCGGGTACACCGAAGAAGAAAAGCTGGGCATCGCGCAAACCTACTTGATTCCCCGGCAGCTGACTGAACACGGCATCACCACCAAGCATGTGAAGGTGAGCGACCCCGCGCTTCGGCAGATCATCACCAACTATACGCGTGAAGCCGGTGTGCGAAATCTGGAACGCGAAATCGCCAACGTGATGCGGAAGGTCGCCAAGAAAGTCGCCGAAGGGAAAGGCCAGGGCTTCCCCGTCAATCCAGCAAACCTGCACAAATACTTGGGCGTCCCCAAATATGTCCCGGAGGCCGAACTCGAAAAAGATGAAATCGGTGTCGCCACCGGATTGGCCTGGACTGAGTCGGGCGGCGATGTCCTCTATATCGAAGCCACGGCGATGAAGGGGAAGGGCCATCTGACACTCACCGGACATCTCGGCGACGTGATGAAGGAATCCGCCCAGGCCGCCCTCAGCTATGTGCGGTCACGTGAAAAAACCCTCAATCTCAATCCGGACATGTTCAGCAAGCAGGATCTCCACATCCATGTCCCGGCCGGAGCCATCCCCAAAGACGGACCCTCCGCCGGCATTACCATGGCCACCGCGATTGCCTCGGCGCTGTCGGGCATTCCTGTCCGGCGAGATCTGGCCATGACCGGTGAAATTACCTTGCGTGGCCGCGTCATGGCCATCGGGGGACTCAAAGAAAAGATTCTCGCAGCCAAACGGGCCATGCTCACGACCGTGATCCTCCCGCGGCGGAACAAGAAAGACTTGGAAGAAATCCCCAAACACATCCTAAAGGGCATCCAGCTGCACTTTGCCGACACCATGGACGATGTCATGAAGGTAGCCCTGCGCCGAAAGCCGAAGGCCACGGCAGCGCCCAAGAAGAATTCCACCCCGTCGGCGGCCGCACGGAGTAAACCCTCGCGGACACAGAAGAGCCGAAGAACCGCCGGAGGGGGAGCCACACGGGCCACCATCATGGCCTTGCCCGCTCACCTCCGGCCATAACGTTGGCACCTATGGCCCGCCGCAAGGCCACACAGCCCATCCAGGAATTTCCGCTCATCCGGCAACTCCAGCGCCGGCATGAGCGGCGCAGTCCGTTGATTCGGAAAGGCATCGGGGATGATGCCGCGGTTGTCTCGATCCCCGCCGGCGACTGGGCCGTGCTCACCACCGACCTCCTGACCGAAGGCATCCATTTCGACCTACGCACAACCTCGCCAGCGTCAGTCGGCTATCGAGCGGCGATGGCTAATCTGAGCGATGTCGCGGCCATGGGCGCCACCCCTCGGTTTCTTCTGGTATCGATTGCGATTCCGCCCACACTCTGCGCCGCCGACATCCTCGCGTTATACAGAGGGCTTATGTCGGCAAGTGACCAGTACCATATGCATCTGATCGGTGGCGATACGTCGGCCTCACTCCAAGGCCTCTTCCTGAGCATCATGGTGCTCGGCACTACTCCAGAGGGCCGTGCCTTGTTTCGAAAGGGTGCACGAGCCGGAGACGGGATCTACGTCACCGGCACGCTCGGAGATTCGCTCGCAGGGCTTCAACTCCTCACACGCTGTCGCACGCCACACCAAGAAACCCGGCTGACGAGAGCCGACCGGGATTTTCTGATCGACCGGCACCAACACCCGACCGCCCGGGTACGGGAAGGCCTCTGGCTCAATCAGGCACCGTTAGCGACTGCAATGATCGATCTCTCAGACGGACTCTCCGGGGATCTCCGCCATGTGTGCGAAGCCAGCCAGGTAGGGGCAGAGATTGAGCTCTCGCGCCTCCCCATTTCACCGGCCTGTCGAGCCTATGCCGACAAGCAAGAAGTGGATCCCAGCACGCTGGCGCTGGCGGGCGGGGAAGACTATGAACTGCTTTTTACTGTCGCTGCACTCAATGAGCAGAAGCTCATACGTCAGGCCCGAGCCAGGCGATGCCCGATCACCAAAATCGGGACGATTCGTCCACGCCGATTCGGCCTGCAATCCCTCGCTTCCGATGGCACCAGAGTACCATTGCCCGTCACCAGTTACCGCCATTTCACCTAACGCATGAGACATTGTGGCTGACAGCAGATCGTTCCGCTCACTCCTTCGCCAGGTGCTGCACCTTCAAGAGTCGCCTCAGCGAACCGCCTTTGCTTTTGCCCTCGGGGTATTTGTCGCCTTCTGTCCGGCCTATGGCTTTCACATGATTCTCGTTGGCTTGTTCACTTGGCTGTTCGAACTCAATTTTGTGGCTCTGCTGGCCGGAGCCCTCATCAACAATCCCTGGACGATCATCCCGATTCTCGGCCTAACCTACTGGAGCGGGGCCCTGCTGATCGGGCGAACCGATACGCCGGTTTTCGATTGGCACGACCTCAGTTTCGCCGCCCTCTACCAACAAATGCTCCCCTATGCCGTGCCATTTGCCCTGGGGGGTATCGTCCTCAGCCTTATCGGATCGCTCCTGGCGTATCCCGCCGCCTGCTATTTCATTTCGAAATATCGCCGCTCGCACTCCCCACACGATCTTGCGCCATTGCCGCCCCATGATCCGCTGGGCTAAGATGCAGATTACGTATGCAACAGGTTGACGAACCCATCAACGCCCCCTATGACGGCTCCGCCCTCATCGCCGATCCGATCCACAAGTATGTCTCGTTCACCGTTCCCTATGCGATTCCCGATCCTCACGAACGCACGGAAAAGGATCTGATCGATTCACCCTGGGTCCAACGGCTCCGCTACATTTATCAGCTCCAGAGTGCGCGCTGGGTCTATCCCTCGGCAGAACATACACGGTTCGTCCATTCTCTCGGCACCATGCACGTGGCCGGACGGTTCGCCCGGCATCTGTACCCCTATCTCAAGAAAGTCGTGAAGGACGTCCCTTCGGCCAACTATGTCGAGGAACTGCTGCGAGTGACCGCATTAGTCCATGACATCGGCCACGGCCCCTTTTGTCACTTCTTCGACGACAACTATCTCCACGGGTTTCATCTCACCCACGAAAAGCTGGGACAGATCATTGTCCGCGAACATCTCGGATCCATTATTCGGAAAATCCGGCGCAGCCCGTCAGGGCCTTTTGACAAAGGGGAAGAACTGAACCCCGATCAGATCGCCCATCTGATCCTGAAGGAAAAGGGGAAGGACAATTCCAAGATCCCGCGTTGGCTCGACATGCTGCAACCGGTCATCTCCGGCAGCTATACCGGCGACAACCTGGACTATGTGCTCCGCGACTCGTACATGTGTGGCGTGGCCGTGGGCCCTGTCGATCTGACTCGACTAATCCACTACACCATCATCACCGACAAAGGATTCACCATCCACAAGACCGGGCTCCCGGCCTTGCAAATGTTCCTGAACACCAGGATGTACCTCTATTCCAACGTGTATTTTCATCGCACGACGAGAGCCATCGACATCCACCTGCGGGACATTTTCGGGGACACAATGAAGCTCCTGTTCCCGAACGATCCGCGCAAAAAGATGGAAGACTATCTGAGACTCACCGACTGGTCGCTACTGGAGGAGGTCCGCCAATGGGCGACCTCCCGCCAGAAAGCGCACCGCCAGCTCGGCCAGGAATGGGCGCGCATCCTGGATCGCGATGTGAAGTGGAAGATGGCCTATAGCACGGCATTGAAGGAGAAGGGGCAGGAACGGGGCATGGCATTCCCGAGTCACGAGCAATTCGCGCTGCAAATTGCGAAGGAGCTGCCCAAAGAACTGAGGAAGGTGGAGTTTCGTGTCGATATGGCCCCGCTCGACCCACGGCCGGATCCGAAAGATCGCCGAGGGAATCCGCTCTATGTCTATGACCCCGGGACCAGACAGGTCTCAGCCGACCCGCTGGAAGAATTTCTCGATTTGCTTCCGACCCGCCTGATTCAGTTCAGAGTCTACGGGCTGGATCACCGCCATGACGCAGCCTTATCGCGCGCCACAGCCACCGTCCTCAACAAGACTCCCTCCAGCCTTGAATCAAATTATTAGTGGGATTCTCGCCGATCGACTGCCGGACACGCTTTCGTTATCGACCGCTCGATCGAGCGCACACAGACGGAATGTTTAGGCCGGAATCTCCAGCGGCAGGCCCTTCAGCAGTTGCGTCTTCTTAGTCCGCATCATCTCGCGCTGCTCATCGGAGGGGAAATGCGGTCCTCGTCTATTGGTCGGGAAGCGTGTTTCGAACCGTTCGACCAGCTCAAGGGCTTCAGCCGCTTCCCCTGTTCTGATCAACAGCTGGGTGAGTCGAAGGTAGGCAGGCACCAACAACATCAGATGTCGAATTTCCTTGGCCTGGTCGACGACAAAACGATACCCGGCGATCGCAACATCCGCATTTATTTTTTCGTAACACATGGCTTCAATGATGTGGATCCCCAGACGGTCCGTATCCGCGCTGATGCTGCGTTCCCACTGTCCATTCACCATGGCGCGCATTTCTTCAGGGGATAGTTGGATGCTTTGCCCGCTTCTGAGATTCGCCCGCAATCGCTCTAATACGCCCCTGGCCTCAAGCCATCCTCCGTACAAACCTACAAGGACGCTGGCACAAGGCACCGCCCGTTTACACTTTCCGTCCAGTGGAGAGAATGACCGCTTCGCGACTTGAGACGATGAAAACACGCGCCCGTTCGCGTCTGAACAAACGTCGCAGATATGATCATCATCGGCCGTCACATAGAAATACATGCGAATTCCTGACCGGTCGAAGATATCAACCGCCAGAATTCGGCCGGCCATGATCTGCATCTTGTAGTACTGCCAGATGACCAAGAGCGCCAGGACAGCCACCAAGTAGAGCGT
Proteins encoded in this window:
- the galU gene encoding UTP--glucose-1-phosphate uridylyltransferase GalU, whose amino-acid sequence is MSSHTVRKAIIPAAGLGTRFLPATKASPKEMLPLVDKPLIQYTVEEAVASGIEDIIVITGRGKRAIEDHFDRSVELEENLKGTGKSQMLNQIRQISNLANFCYVRQSEALGLGHAVLCAQHLIGDEPFAVILGDEIIDAQVPALAQLIHIYKKRHGAVLGVQEVPKQDVGRYGIVTPTKLGKGLHRVDDLVEKPSPAEAPSNLAVIGRYILPPEIFPILRKTRPGKNGEIQLTDALKELAKKMPMYAHEVVGHRHDAGDKLGFLIATVEFALKNPSLGPDFHEYLSNRMRPATGTRRT
- the lon gene encoding endopeptidase La, whose protein sequence is MTDSIEQDLQPPQNVEVPDQLPLLPVRDIVVFPYMVLPLFVGREMSIKAIEAALAGNRMIFLATQKALDVENPKPEDIHAIGTVGIIMRMLKLPDERIKILVQGIAKAKVTNYIQSDPYYSVRIDKMPDTKITATTLESEAVMRTVKEQIERIVSLGKVLIPDVMVVIENLEEPGRLADMVASNLGLKVDVTQSVLELPDPIQRLRRVSDILGKEIEVLSMQQKIQAQAKGEMDKTQREYFLREQLKAIQKELGELDERAEEVTEFRKRIAEAKMPEKVLKEAEKQLKRLEKMHPDTAESATVRTYLEWMVELPWSKRSKDNLDLKAAARVLNEDHYDLEKVKERILEYLAVRKLKEKMKGPILCFVGPPGVGKTSLGKSIAKALGREFVRISLGGVRDEAEIRGHRRTYVGALPGRLIQGMKQAGTANPVFMLDEVDKVGMDFRGDPSAALLEVLDPEQNNAFTDHYLAVPFDLTEVMFITTANLIDPILPALRDRMEIIEIPGYTEEEKLGIAQTYLIPRQLTEHGITTKHVKVSDPALRQIITNYTREAGVRNLEREIANVMRKVAKKVAEGKGQGFPVNPANLHKYLGVPKYVPEAELEKDEIGVATGLAWTESGGDVLYIEATAMKGKGHLTLTGHLGDVMKESAQAALSYVRSREKTLNLNPDMFSKQDLHIHVPAGAIPKDGPSAGITMATAIASALSGIPVRRDLAMTGEITLRGRVMAIGGLKEKILAAKRAMLTTVILPRRNKKDLEEIPKHILKGIQLHFADTMDDVMKVALRRKPKATAAPKKNSTPSAAARSKPSRTQKSRRTAGGGATRATIMALPAHLRP
- the thiL gene encoding thiamine-phosphate kinase, encoding MARRKATQPIQEFPLIRQLQRRHERRSPLIRKGIGDDAAVVSIPAGDWAVLTTDLLTEGIHFDLRTTSPASVGYRAAMANLSDVAAMGATPRFLLVSIAIPPTLCAADILALYRGLMSASDQYHMHLIGGDTSASLQGLFLSIMVLGTTPEGRALFRKGARAGDGIYVTGTLGDSLAGLQLLTRCRTPHQETRLTRADRDFLIDRHQHPTARVREGLWLNQAPLATAMIDLSDGLSGDLRHVCEASQVGAEIELSRLPISPACRAYADKQEVDPSTLALAGGEDYELLFTVAALNEQKLIRQARARRCPITKIGTIRPRRFGLQSLASDGTRVPLPVTSYRHFT
- a CDS encoding DUF2062 domain-containing protein is translated as MADSRSFRSLLRQVLHLQESPQRTAFAFALGVFVAFCPAYGFHMILVGLFTWLFELNFVALLAGALINNPWTIIPILGLTYWSGALLIGRTDTPVFDWHDLSFAALYQQMLPYAVPFALGGIVLSLIGSLLAYPAACYFISKYRRSHSPHDLAPLPPHDPLG
- a CDS encoding HD domain-containing protein; this encodes MQQVDEPINAPYDGSALIADPIHKYVSFTVPYAIPDPHERTEKDLIDSPWVQRLRYIYQLQSARWVYPSAEHTRFVHSLGTMHVAGRFARHLYPYLKKVVKDVPSANYVEELLRVTALVHDIGHGPFCHFFDDNYLHGFHLTHEKLGQIIVREHLGSIIRKIRRSPSGPFDKGEELNPDQIAHLILKEKGKDNSKIPRWLDMLQPVISGSYTGDNLDYVLRDSYMCGVAVGPVDLTRLIHYTIITDKGFTIHKTGLPALQMFLNTRMYLYSNVYFHRTTRAIDIHLRDIFGDTMKLLFPNDPRKKMEDYLRLTDWSLLEEVRQWATSRQKAHRQLGQEWARILDRDVKWKMAYSTALKEKGQERGMAFPSHEQFALQIAKELPKELRKVEFRVDMAPLDPRPDPKDRRGNPLYVYDPGTRQVSADPLEEFLDLLPTRLIQFRVYGLDHRHDAALSRATATVLNKTPSSLESNY